One Thioclava sp. ES.031 genomic window, CGCTCTCCGCGATGTCGGCGCAGGTCGCGGACAAGCCCGCCGCCAATGCCGGGGGGCAACCCGAGGCTGCCGAGGGCGACGGCAAGAAGCCGCGCGGCCTCAAGCAGCCGCGCAAGGCGGGTGCCGACGATCTCAAGAAGATCGAAGGCGTGGGCCTGAAGCTCGAAGAAGTGCTGAACGGCTGGGGCATCTACCATTACGACCAGATCGCGAAATGGGGCCCCGAAGAGATTGCCTATGCGGACCAGAACGTGCCGCGTTTCAAGGGCCGCTGCACTCGCGACAAGTGGGTCAGCCAGGCGAAGATCATCGTCGAGGAAGGCATGGATGCCTTTCTCGAACGGGCGAAGACGAACGATTACTGAGCGGGGGTGAATGAGCCAGATCGACGAGCACGACAGGGCGTTGGGGCGTAAAGCCGCCCTTATTATCGCCGTCGCCACGATCCTCTGGCTCCTCCTGCAATGGATCGGACAACAACAGGGCTGGTCGGCGCAGATCGCGCTGATCGGCGATCTCGCGGCGATAGCCGCCTATATCTACGCGCTGGCACTCGTCTGGCGCATCTGGCGCCGGAAATCCGGCAAGTGAGGGAAGCGATATGCTGAAGGATCAAGACCGGATCTTCACCAATCTCTACGGGATGCATGACCGCTCTCTGCAGGGCGCGAAGATGCGCGGGCATTGGGACGGCACTGGCGAGATCCTGTCGAAAGGCAAGGATTGGATCATCGAGCAAGTGAAGGCCTCCGGCCTGCGCGGGCGCGGTGGGGCA contains:
- a CDS encoding DUF5337 family protein — protein: MSQIDEHDRALGRKAALIIAVATILWLLLQWIGQQQGWSAQIALIGDLAAIAAYIYALALVWRIWRRKSGK